A single Curtobacterium sp. MCSS17_015 DNA region contains:
- a CDS encoding MBL fold metallo-hydrolase, translated as MAPRTPRSVVSVAPGVVFVEGPVSNWVVLAEEDGVALIDAGYPADTDLVLDSVLLAGHDLDDLRRVYVTHGHVDHVGGLPGILERHPHVEVLAHADELANVRGPGRQQVTPAEIGGRLAAPRVLRWLGRAIASDALRPTTVPSARAFTARDFDGRAMTPLPAPGHTAGSTAYLLPAADAIVTGDAVVTHHDTQPASWAPRPRMITPFFTADQALAVESAGVLPYPAIVLPGHGPAVHRVGSEWVPIEA; from the coding sequence ATGGCTCCTCGCACTCCCCGCTCCGTCGTCTCCGTCGCACCCGGTGTGGTCTTCGTCGAGGGGCCGGTCTCGAACTGGGTCGTCCTGGCGGAGGAGGACGGCGTCGCCCTCATCGACGCCGGGTACCCGGCCGACACCGACCTCGTGCTCGACAGCGTGCTGCTCGCCGGGCACGACCTCGACGACCTCCGCCGCGTCTACGTGACCCACGGACACGTCGACCACGTCGGGGGCCTGCCCGGGATCCTCGAGCGCCACCCGCACGTCGAGGTCCTCGCACACGCCGACGAACTCGCCAACGTCCGTGGACCGGGGCGCCAGCAGGTCACCCCCGCGGAGATCGGCGGACGGCTCGCCGCTCCCCGGGTGCTGCGGTGGCTCGGGCGGGCGATCGCCTCGGACGCGCTCCGGCCGACCACCGTGCCGTCCGCCCGGGCGTTCACCGCGCGGGACTTCGACGGCCGTGCGATGACCCCGCTGCCCGCGCCCGGACACACCGCCGGGTCCACCGCGTACCTGCTGCCGGCCGCCGACGCGATCGTCACGGGCGACGCCGTCGTCACCCACCACGACACCCAACCGGCCTCGTGGGCGCCCCGGCCGCGGATGATCACGCCGTTCTTCACGGCGGACCAGGCGCTCGCCGTGGAGTCGGCAGGTGTGCTGCCGTACCCGGCGATCGTGTTGCCCGGCCACGGGCCGGCGGTGCACCGGGTCGGGTCGGAGTGGGTTCCGATCGAGGCGTGA
- a CDS encoding tRNA pseudouridine synthase A: MSETGRTEGEAGVRLRLDIAYDGAAFSGWARQPGLRTVQGALEAALATVFGRWGEPPQLTVAGRTDAGVHATGQVAHLDLSPDQWAALTRPKRPSADGTVRDPFAGLVRRINGLAGPDGDVVVSRASVAPAGFDARFSPVWRRYRYRVADLDAPRDPLRRGHTTWYPGRLDQAAMERGALRLLGLHDFAAFCKPREGATTIRTLQEFRWDREPDGVLVASLQADAFCHSMVRAMVGGTLAVGEGRLTPDQLDDLRIAEERTSAFTVAPARGLTLTEVGYPDDDALEARAEQTRARRDAEGHRPGDLQADLGR; this comes from the coding sequence GTGAGCGAGACCGGCCGGACCGAGGGCGAGGCCGGCGTGCGGCTGCGGCTCGACATCGCCTACGACGGAGCCGCGTTCTCCGGGTGGGCCCGACAGCCGGGCCTCCGCACCGTGCAGGGCGCGCTCGAGGCCGCCCTCGCCACCGTCTTCGGCCGGTGGGGCGAACCGCCGCAGCTGACGGTCGCCGGCCGCACCGACGCCGGCGTGCACGCCACCGGACAGGTCGCACACCTCGACCTCAGCCCGGACCAGTGGGCCGCCCTGACGAGGCCGAAGCGCCCCAGCGCCGACGGCACCGTCCGCGACCCCTTCGCCGGGCTCGTCCGACGAATCAACGGACTCGCTGGCCCCGACGGCGACGTCGTGGTCTCCCGCGCCTCCGTCGCGCCCGCCGGGTTCGACGCGCGGTTCTCCCCGGTGTGGCGGCGGTACCGGTACCGGGTGGCCGATCTCGACGCGCCGCGCGACCCACTCCGACGAGGGCACACGACCTGGTACCCGGGGCGTCTCGACCAGGCGGCCATGGAGCGCGGTGCGCTCCGCCTGCTCGGGCTGCACGACTTCGCGGCGTTCTGCAAGCCGCGCGAGGGCGCGACCACCATCCGGACGCTGCAGGAGTTCCGCTGGGACCGCGAGCCGGACGGCGTGCTGGTGGCGAGCCTCCAGGCCGACGCGTTCTGCCACTCGATGGTGCGTGCGATGGTGGGCGGCACGCTCGCCGTCGGCGAGGGCCGCCTGACGCCGGACCAGCTCGACGACCTGCGGATCGCGGAGGAGCGGACGAGCGCGTTCACGGTGGCACCGGCCCGCGGACTCACCCTCACCGAGGTCGGGTACCCGGACGACGACGCCCTGGAGGCGCGTGCCGAGCAGACGCGCGCGCGTCGCGACGCCGAGGGGCACCGGCCCGGCGACCTCCAGGCCGACCTCGGGCGGTAG
- a CDS encoding FUSC family protein — protein MQFQHVAGVGTRLWRWSRNSGTQPRLLHAAKAAAAATLAWVVAQNVPGVAAEYPYYAPLGAVVAMQTTVFAGLRSGLQTLVGIALGIAVAAFTMWVGDPGVLAVAITVGVGVLVGGFRILGEGSSWVSTAALFVLLVGGAHAEGYSLAYLVQMAVGVVVGLLVNFLVFPPLHFWDAERRIDQVNSVLAVHLDGLADVLEQGGRDERAWDQAQDRLDRAIADVRSRVSIAQESRRVNPRGALRGSRARLQRDGARFRALERVAWYTTDLTELVARSGPVSSNLGRPDEAFTTPLVRAIRQVAAMVRGDHPPDEGDRAISELEHALDASREKPSDVAVTSTALVALRGIVESERRATHDADTETGPAEPPRPTSLHDRLARRRGHRPGRGGPSD, from the coding sequence ATGCAGTTCCAGCACGTCGCCGGTGTCGGCACCCGCCTGTGGCGGTGGAGCCGGAACTCCGGCACGCAGCCCCGACTGCTGCACGCCGCGAAGGCAGCAGCGGCGGCGACGCTCGCGTGGGTCGTCGCGCAGAACGTGCCGGGCGTGGCCGCCGAGTACCCCTACTACGCTCCCCTCGGCGCCGTGGTCGCGATGCAGACGACGGTGTTCGCCGGGCTCCGGAGCGGGCTGCAGACCCTCGTCGGCATCGCCCTCGGCATCGCCGTCGCCGCCTTCACGATGTGGGTCGGCGACCCCGGGGTCCTGGCGGTGGCGATCACGGTCGGCGTGGGCGTGCTGGTCGGCGGGTTCCGCATCCTCGGCGAGGGCAGTTCCTGGGTCTCGACCGCGGCGCTCTTCGTCCTGCTCGTCGGCGGCGCCCACGCCGAGGGCTACTCACTCGCGTACCTCGTGCAGATGGCCGTCGGCGTGGTGGTCGGGCTGCTCGTGAACTTCCTCGTGTTCCCGCCCCTGCACTTCTGGGATGCCGAGCGGCGCATCGACCAGGTGAACAGCGTGCTGGCCGTGCACCTGGACGGCCTCGCGGACGTGCTCGAGCAGGGCGGGCGGGACGAGCGGGCGTGGGACCAGGCGCAGGACCGCCTGGACCGGGCGATCGCCGACGTCCGGAGCCGGGTCTCGATCGCGCAGGAGAGCCGTCGCGTCAACCCCAGGGGCGCGCTGCGGGGATCCCGTGCTCGGCTCCAGCGCGACGGAGCCCGCTTCCGCGCACTGGAGCGGGTCGCCTGGTACACGACGGACCTCACCGAACTCGTGGCCCGGTCCGGTCCGGTCTCGTCGAACCTCGGCCGGCCGGACGAGGCGTTCACGACACCGCTCGTGCGGGCGATCCGGCAGGTCGCCGCGATGGTCCGCGGTGACCACCCGCCGGACGAGGGGGACCGGGCGATCTCCGAACTCGAACACGCGCTGGACGCCTCCCGCGAGAAGCCGTCGGACGTCGCCGTGACGTCGACGGCCCTGGTGGCGCTCCGCGGGATCGTGGAGTCGGAGCGGCGGGCGACCCATGACGCCGACACCGAGACCGGCCCGGCGGAGCCGCCGCGGCCCACGAGCCTCCACGACCGGCTCGCCCGACGGCGAGGGCACCGACCCGGGCGTGGCGGTCCGTCGGACTGA
- the rplQ gene encoding 50S ribosomal protein L17, with protein sequence MPKPTKGPRLGGGPAHERLLLSNLANALFTHGRITTTETKAKRLRPVAERLITFAKRGDLHARRRVIAALRDKTVVHTLFTEIAPQVADRQGGYTRITKLGFRKGDNAPLASIELVLEPVSSTPAPLTRNAAPAAAAPVAEDTTSDETTAAPVEETETTEESTPVADETTTDAAAEVEADAAAKSDDAADESK encoded by the coding sequence ATGCCGAAGCCCACCAAGGGCCCCCGCCTCGGTGGCGGTCCCGCACACGAGCGCCTGCTCCTGAGCAACCTCGCCAACGCCCTCTTCACGCACGGTCGCATCACGACGACCGAGACGAAGGCCAAGCGCCTCCGTCCGGTCGCCGAGCGCCTCATCACGTTCGCGAAGCGCGGCGACCTGCACGCGCGTCGTCGCGTGATCGCGGCCCTGCGCGACAAGACCGTCGTGCACACGCTGTTCACGGAGATCGCGCCGCAGGTGGCGGACCGCCAGGGCGGTTACACCCGCATCACGAAGCTCGGCTTCCGCAAGGGCGACAACGCGCCGCTCGCCTCGATCGAGCTCGTCCTCGAGCCCGTCTCGAGCACGCCGGCCCCCCTCACGCGCAACGCGGCCCCCGCCGCGGCTGCGCCGGTCGCCGAGGACACCACGTCCGACGAGACCACGGCCGCCCCGGTCGAGGAGACCGAGACCACCGAGGAGTCGACCCCGGTCGCCGACGAGACCACGACCGACGCTGCCGCAGAGGTCGAGGCCGACGCCGCCGCGAAGTCGGACGACGCCGCGGACGAGTCCAAGTAG